A single genomic interval of Cucumis sativus cultivar 9930 chromosome 7, Cucumber_9930_V3, whole genome shotgun sequence harbors:
- the LOC101203317 gene encoding mavicyanin, which translates to MKTTYTPPFSAYMLVISTAVMVAATAFQFKVGDEIGWQLPPTNDSEFYVYWASINRFQIGDSLSFEYKNDSVLMVEKWDYYHCNSSDPILGFNNGKGVIKLNRAGAFYFISGFSDHCRNGQRLLVRVMLPHDLIVASPPQSTADDAPSPSFTNDGAPLPVTAPVVFFPMAAIVEMLLISHPLN; encoded by the exons ATGAAGACAACATACACCCCACCATTCTCTGCTTATATGCTGGTAATTTCAACTGCAGTAATGGTGGCTGCCACCGCTTTTCAGTTCAAAGTCGGCGACGAAATTGGTTGGCAACTTCCTCCGACCAACGACTCTGAATTCTACGTTTATTGGGCCTCCATCAACCGATTTCAAATTGGAGATTCTCTCT CTTTTGAATACAAGAATGATTCAGTTCTAATGGTTGAAAAATGGGATTATTATCACTGCAATTCAAGTGACCCAATTTTGGGTTTCAATAACGGGAAAGGCGTTATAAAGCTAAACAGGGCAGGGGCTTTTTACTTCATCAGTGGCTTTTCCGATCACTGCAGAAACGGCCAACGCCTCCTCGTCCGAGTCATGTTGCCGCATGATCTAATCGTTGCCTCCCCACCGCAATCTACTGCCGACGATGCTCCTTCGCCCTCGTTCACCAATGATGGAGCTCCTCTTCCGGTCACTGCGCCGGTGGTGTTCTTCCCCATGGCTGCCATTGTCGAAATGTTACTGATCTCTCATcctcttaattaa